In the Prochlorococcus sp. MIT 1307 genome, one interval contains:
- a CDS encoding ABC transporter ATP-binding protein yields MTLKLINIGKRIKNNWIIRHLDLDINNGECLAILGPSGCGKSSTLRLIAGLDKPNEGKILIDNNDVTNISPVKRRVGMVFQSYALFPHLSVYSNLSLGLKVRGVSIKEQKNRISSILSIMQLEELSGRLPSELSGGQRQRVALARALLRDPVVYLLDEPMSNLDAQLREELRPELRRLVLNGSRPTIYVTHDQQEAMAIADRIAVLNNGKLEQIGTPQELYIRPNSLFVATFIGRPQINLMPEKHGIIRGIRPDDIYFTESGLSSKVIHREWFGTNQIIFIENSLGSLKMTCESSIEINENVHVGWKQKDEHHFDASSGIRLIN; encoded by the coding sequence ATGACTCTTAAACTTATTAATATTGGTAAGCGAATAAAGAACAACTGGATTATTCGTCATTTAGATCTTGACATAAACAATGGAGAGTGTCTTGCTATTCTTGGTCCTAGTGGCTGTGGAAAAAGTAGTACCTTGCGTTTAATTGCAGGCCTTGATAAACCAAATGAAGGAAAGATACTAATCGATAATAATGATGTTACGAATATATCGCCAGTTAAACGTCGTGTTGGAATGGTATTTCAGAGTTATGCTCTTTTCCCACACTTATCAGTTTATTCAAATTTGTCATTAGGACTAAAAGTGAGGGGTGTTTCAATAAAAGAGCAAAAGAATAGAATTTCTTCTATTTTATCAATAATGCAATTAGAAGAATTATCTGGCAGACTTCCTTCAGAGCTCTCAGGAGGGCAAAGACAAAGAGTTGCCTTAGCAAGAGCATTGTTAAGAGATCCAGTTGTCTATTTACTTGATGAACCTATGAGTAATCTAGATGCGCAATTACGCGAAGAATTAAGACCTGAATTACGTCGGTTAGTTCTTAATGGATCCAGACCAACTATATATGTAACGCATGACCAACAAGAAGCTATGGCCATCGCAGACAGAATTGCTGTTTTAAATAATGGAAAACTAGAACAAATTGGAACACCCCAGGAATTATACATTCGTCCAAACTCCTTATTTGTCGCAACATTTATTGGGAGACCTCAAATAAATCTCATGCCAGAAAAGCATGGAATAATTAGAGGTATTAGACCAGATGATATCTATTTCACAGAATCCGGATTGTCATCTAAAGTTATCCATAGAGAGTGGTTTGGAACCAACCAAATAATATTCATAGAAAATTCGTTAGGCTCACTAAAAATGACATGTGAATCTAGTATAGAAATCAATGAGAATGTTCATGTTGGTTGGAAGCAGAAAGACGAGCACCATTTTGATGCAAGTTCAGGTATTCGATTAATCAATTAA
- a CDS encoding carbohydrate ABC transporter permease, translating to MKRNKYLILILLTWSLFPFCWQVYTSFSVSESILNPISQIESRWTLDNYIQVLTANPPFWRYLLNSTIVGTLSTVLTILLAIPASYAIARLKSFSKNTIKILLLTASLFPYVLLFLSLLEIARKLDLGNNLVALSIPYAALSMPLAILLLSSAFQDLPLNLEEAAIIEGLDLWQRIRLILIPLISPTLASTGIIIFLFSWNEYPIALTWISKSELITLPVAIARIAGSSVYSVPYGAYAAATVLGALPLILIVLLFQRQIISGLTQGAIKG from the coding sequence ATGAAGCGAAATAAATACCTTATCCTGATATTATTAACCTGGTCCTTATTTCCTTTTTGCTGGCAGGTATATACATCCTTTAGTGTCTCTGAATCAATCCTAAACCCAATTTCACAAATAGAAAGTCGCTGGACATTAGATAATTACATACAAGTATTAACGGCAAATCCACCTTTTTGGCGTTATCTTCTAAATAGCACAATTGTTGGCACATTGTCAACAGTATTAACAATCTTACTTGCCATCCCAGCCTCATATGCCATAGCAAGGCTTAAAAGTTTTTCAAAGAATACAATAAAAATATTATTACTTACTGCATCACTTTTTCCTTATGTATTACTCTTTCTTTCTCTACTTGAGATAGCTAGAAAACTAGACTTAGGAAACAATTTAGTTGCTTTAAGTATTCCTTATGCAGCATTATCTATGCCACTTGCTATACTTTTACTCTCCTCTGCATTTCAAGATCTTCCCTTAAACCTTGAAGAGGCAGCGATTATAGAAGGATTAGATTTATGGCAAAGAATTCGTTTAATCTTAATACCTCTAATCTCACCAACATTAGCAAGTACTGGGATCATAATTTTCTTATTTTCTTGGAATGAATATCCCATTGCACTTACTTGGATAAGCAAGTCAGAATTAATTACACTCCCAGTGGCAATTGCAAGGATTGCAGGTTCATCAGTTTACTCAGTCCCCTACGGTGCATATGCAGCAGCTACTGTATTAGGCGCACTACCATTAATTTTAATAGTATTATTATTTCAAAGGCAAATTATTTCAGGTCTTACCCAAGGAGCTATAAAAGGATGA
- the ggpS gene encoding glucosylglycerol-phosphate synthase, whose translation MLLEEGKSKFIILYHRTPYEEGKDKAGRKIWCDHKSPNGIIPTLRNLFHSRDESTWIAWRQVAKLEGHLDERIEMKEPSPFTLRRIPLKKSEVNSFYHVTSKESFWPILHTFPTYFDVNNADWKIFEEVNRRFAIAACIEAANNATVWVHDYNLWLAPAFIRTERPDLKIAFFHHTPFPGNDVFAILPWRRQIIESLLCCDLVGFHIPRYTENFARAANCLVGAKKGPKKNVDKKFIAVGSALTEPEETPWLSHAGKKVKLLSSPVGTSPELIQSLINKPSVKTYSHEIREGTKKGRKLILSASRVDYTKGNEELLLAFERLLERRKDLHGEIVLMISCVAAASGMKIYEETQRSIEEMAGRINGRFSLIDWVPIRISTRRIPYEEMVAWFTEADICWITPLRDGLNLVAKEYAAARKNRGGVLVLSEFTGASVLLNGAVLTNPYSHRRMDEAIEEAISMDEKEQFIRMQSMTSAVEAYTVKDWAQDQINFVEDKSTNK comes from the coding sequence ATGCTATTAGAAGAGGGCAAAAGCAAGTTCATCATCCTCTACCATCGAACCCCATATGAGGAGGGAAAGGACAAAGCTGGAAGAAAAATTTGGTGTGATCATAAAAGCCCTAATGGAATCATTCCTACACTGAGAAACCTCTTTCATAGTCGAGATGAAAGTACTTGGATTGCGTGGAGACAGGTTGCAAAATTAGAGGGTCATCTTGATGAAAGAATTGAGATGAAAGAACCTTCACCATTTACTCTCCGAAGAATACCTTTAAAAAAAAGTGAAGTTAATAGTTTTTATCACGTAACATCAAAGGAATCATTTTGGCCTATCCTTCATACCTTTCCAACATACTTTGATGTTAACAACGCTGATTGGAAAATCTTTGAAGAAGTAAATCGACGATTTGCTATAGCTGCGTGCATAGAAGCAGCAAACAATGCCACTGTATGGGTTCACGATTACAATTTGTGGTTGGCACCAGCATTTATTAGAACAGAAAGGCCGGATTTAAAAATTGCATTTTTCCACCACACCCCATTTCCTGGTAACGATGTTTTCGCAATACTTCCATGGAGAAGACAAATAATAGAAAGTCTTCTCTGCTGTGATCTTGTTGGTTTTCATATCCCTAGATATACAGAAAACTTTGCACGTGCTGCAAACTGTTTAGTAGGAGCAAAGAAAGGGCCAAAGAAAAATGTAGACAAGAAGTTCATAGCAGTAGGAAGTGCACTTACCGAACCAGAAGAGACACCCTGGTTGTCTCATGCAGGAAAGAAAGTAAAGCTTCTTTCCTCACCAGTGGGTACTTCTCCAGAACTAATTCAATCCTTAATTAATAAACCAAGTGTTAAAACTTATTCTCATGAAATTAGAGAAGGCACAAAGAAAGGTAGAAAATTAATACTCTCTGCTAGCAGAGTTGACTATACTAAAGGTAATGAGGAGCTTTTATTAGCTTTTGAAAGATTATTAGAAAGACGTAAAGATCTACATGGAGAAATTGTTTTAATGATCTCTTGTGTTGCTGCAGCAAGTGGAATGAAAATTTATGAGGAAACTCAAAGGTCGATAGAAGAAATGGCAGGAAGAATTAATGGACGTTTTAGCCTTATTGATTGGGTACCAATTCGTATTTCAACAAGAAGGATTCCATATGAAGAAATGGTTGCTTGGTTTACTGAAGCAGATATTTGTTGGATAACACCCTTAAGAGATGGACTTAATCTTGTAGCAAAAGAATACGCTGCAGCAAGAAAAAATCGTGGGGGAGTCCTAGTTCTTTCTGAGTTTACTGGCGCATCTGTTCTTCTCAATGGTGCTGTACTGACAAATCCCTATTCACATAGGCGTATGGATGAAGCTATAGAAGAAGCAATATCAATGGATGAAAAGGAACAATTCATAAGAATGCAATCAATGACATCTGCTGTAGAAGCTTACACAGTAAAGGATTGGGCACAAGATCAAATTAACTTTGTAGAAGATAAATCAACTAACAAATGA
- a CDS encoding NAD(P)/FAD-dependent oxidoreductase, producing MSVLIAGAGPSGSRLAELLAIQGVNVILVDRLKSAEENCFSSAVVPINSIDDNLIPSTSVSSYWKSWQIFDPKGKSHQWNSDSNLGAVLDFAKLRKQLWRKAKAVGVEFLCGWTVRGVSSSRYFVDVELQGPNCELTKRRVLYVIDATGHNRLLIGPKQISFTSGRDILLEGSGVEWILQGNSHTSNKWNDRITFFLGSSWIKHGYGWIFPMSQDRLKVGFCSLPPSSHKNSWKMSNGIALKNLLKKFDLNALPVLDRHGGIIRSTLKRQEAHISGRIIGVGDTVSTANLLGGEGIRHALLSAEVLAPLLLAKLRISASSKVLSASSSKELINYQKQLNERLGWRWSVSNRLGKKTWWGLTGEFADQRLIKLIDALTLKASAEEISALLFDYRFERYGLKLLPYLFGWR from the coding sequence TTGTCAGTTTTGATCGCTGGTGCAGGTCCATCAGGATCACGGTTAGCAGAACTACTTGCTATTCAGGGAGTTAATGTTATTCTTGTTGACCGTCTTAAATCAGCAGAAGAAAACTGTTTTTCAAGTGCTGTTGTCCCAATAAATTCTATTGATGATAATTTAATCCCTTCTACTTCTGTTTCATCATATTGGAAAAGTTGGCAAATTTTTGATCCTAAAGGTAAGTCTCATCAATGGAACAGTGACAGCAATTTAGGAGCAGTTCTTGATTTTGCAAAATTAAGGAAACAACTTTGGAGAAAAGCTAAGGCAGTAGGTGTCGAGTTTTTATGCGGTTGGACTGTAAGGGGGGTTTCTTCCTCAAGGTATTTTGTAGATGTAGAACTTCAGGGGCCTAATTGTGAACTAACAAAAAGAAGAGTTCTGTATGTGATTGATGCTACGGGTCATAATCGTTTATTGATAGGACCTAAGCAAATTTCTTTTACTTCTGGACGAGATATTTTGTTAGAGGGGTCTGGTGTTGAGTGGATCCTTCAAGGAAACTCTCATACTTCTAATAAATGGAATGATCGTATTACTTTTTTCTTAGGTTCAAGTTGGATCAAACATGGTTATGGCTGGATATTTCCTATGTCGCAAGATCGCTTGAAAGTGGGTTTTTGTAGTCTTCCACCTTCTAGTCATAAAAATAGTTGGAAGATGTCAAATGGTATTGCTTTAAAGAATCTTCTAAAGAAATTTGACTTGAATGCTTTGCCAGTATTGGATAGACATGGTGGCATTATTAGAAGCACACTAAAAAGACAAGAAGCTCATATATCAGGAAGAATTATTGGAGTTGGTGATACTGTAAGTACAGCGAACTTGTTAGGGGGCGAAGGAATAAGGCACGCACTTTTAAGTGCCGAAGTACTGGCACCTTTATTGTTAGCAAAACTAAGGATTTCAGCATCTTCAAAGGTGCTTAGTGCTTCCAGTTCAAAGGAGTTGATTAATTATCAAAAACAGCTAAATGAAAGGCTTGGTTGGCGATGGTCAGTTTCTAATAGGCTTGGGAAAAAAACTTGGTGGGGCTTGACAGGGGAATTTGCTGACCAGAGGTTAATCAAATTAATAGATGCATTGACATTAAAAGCCAGCGCTGAGGAAATCAGCGCTTTGCTTTTTGATTATCGATTTGAGCGTTACGGCCTAAAACTTTTGCCCTACCTGTTTGGTTGGCGATGA
- the psaK gene encoding photosystem I reaction center subunit PsaK, which translates to MISTLLAAADPATFQWSPKCAAVMIACNVFAYAIARANIARPNEGFELPNSKFFGGMSHASVVAANALGHVLGIGSILGLAARGVL; encoded by the coding sequence ATGATCTCGACCTTACTAGCTGCTGCAGACCCAGCAACTTTCCAGTGGTCGCCCAAATGTGCAGCTGTAATGATTGCCTGCAATGTTTTTGCATATGCAATTGCTAGAGCCAATATTGCAAGGCCCAATGAAGGATTCGAGCTGCCCAACTCCAAGTTCTTTGGAGGGATGAGCCACGCTTCTGTGGTAGCCGCAAATGCTCTCGGCCACGTTTTAGGAATAGGATCAATCCTAGGACTTGCAGCCAGAGGAGTCCTCTAA
- a CDS encoding DUF3593 domain-containing protein, with protein MISPESLLQYLAEIDPSPFFVLSLIPYLFFLNFAQRTPAIPKISLWGFRLTLLFVLMTIIFAVLALQLYDSDLTDIDPLHGAAESFLTLSDALVAIGFLRLAQKQEIKNS; from the coding sequence ATGATCAGTCCAGAATCACTGCTGCAATACCTTGCAGAGATTGATCCAAGCCCTTTCTTTGTTTTATCTCTTATCCCTTATCTATTTTTTCTTAATTTCGCTCAAAGAACCCCAGCTATACCAAAAATTTCTCTATGGGGATTTCGTTTGACATTGCTTTTCGTACTTATGACAATAATTTTTGCTGTACTGGCTCTTCAACTTTATGACAGCGATCTAACAGATATTGACCCACTCCATGGTGCAGCAGAATCCTTCCTAACCCTTAGCGATGCATTGGTAGCAATAGGTTTCTTACGACTTGCACAAAAGCAAGAAATAAAAAACTCTTAA
- a CDS encoding DUF2499 domain-containing protein, whose product MHALSLGTWFIHIATLCEWTLAIIFIARWGRSTNNYGLIWLAIAMLPNLASAMAAITWHIFDNSELLKGLVVLQAALTTFGNICLALAAWNLVRAKVQESST is encoded by the coding sequence ATGCATGCGCTTTCTCTAGGGACCTGGTTTATTCACATCGCGACACTATGTGAATGGACATTGGCAATCATTTTTATCGCCCGTTGGGGACGTTCTACAAATAATTATGGCTTGATATGGCTTGCAATCGCAATGTTGCCGAATCTTGCAAGTGCTATGGCAGCCATAACTTGGCACATATTCGACAATAGTGAATTATTAAAAGGTTTAGTTGTGCTACAAGCAGCCTTAACCACATTCGGCAATATTTGCTTGGCTCTAGCCGCATGGAATCTTGTACGTGCAAAGGTCCAGGAGTCTTCAACATGA
- a CDS encoding ABC transporter substrate-binding protein, translating to MPAPFAKSTERLVEQFNKENKGKINLEVTQGPLETESVSDLAISSLLLGNSPFDILLMDVTWLPKYAEAGWLATLDQWIDPNMRDSLSYGASLGNSYKGELYRWPLVADMGLLYWRTDLMKRAPKTPEELLEISLELKNKGIVPYGYVWQGRQYEGLSCVFLEVLSGFKGEWLNNSNEINLANPESIKAASWLNELIQSGASPKSVTNFSETEALQAFESGEAAFMRNWPYAWAELQKEKSSVKDKVGITTMVSENGENSTATLGSWGFSILKSSDNKEAAFEAIKFLTSESAQKELFIHNGYTPTKEHIFEDKELIKNSPILPILKKALAIAKPRPETPLYAQISDVLQKQLSSILTDGKDVNEAMKLAEQKSRKIISSTGS from the coding sequence ATGCCAGCACCATTTGCAAAATCAACGGAACGGTTAGTAGAACAATTTAACAAGGAAAACAAAGGAAAAATAAATTTAGAAGTCACCCAAGGACCTCTAGAAACAGAATCCGTTTCTGATCTAGCAATAAGCAGTCTTTTGCTAGGGAATAGCCCATTCGACATACTTTTGATGGATGTAACATGGCTTCCAAAATATGCTGAAGCTGGTTGGTTAGCAACATTAGACCAATGGATCGATCCAAATATGCGTGACTCTCTTTCCTATGGTGCCAGTTTAGGTAACAGTTACAAAGGTGAATTATATAGATGGCCATTAGTTGCAGATATGGGACTTCTTTACTGGAGGACTGATCTAATGAAAAGAGCACCGAAAACACCAGAAGAACTTTTAGAAATCAGTCTCGAACTAAAGAATAAAGGAATAGTTCCTTATGGTTATGTTTGGCAGGGTCGTCAATATGAAGGGCTTAGTTGTGTATTCCTAGAAGTTCTAAGTGGTTTCAAAGGTGAATGGTTAAACAACTCAAATGAAATAAATTTAGCAAATCCTGAATCAATAAAGGCAGCTTCCTGGTTAAACGAATTAATTCAAAGTGGAGCAAGTCCAAAGTCAGTAACAAACTTTTCAGAAACTGAAGCACTTCAAGCTTTTGAATCAGGTGAAGCTGCTTTTATGAGAAACTGGCCCTATGCATGGGCAGAACTTCAAAAAGAAAAAAGTTCGGTCAAAGATAAAGTTGGAATTACAACAATGGTTTCAGAGAATGGAGAGAACTCAACAGCTACATTAGGGAGTTGGGGTTTTTCAATACTAAAGAGTTCTGATAATAAAGAGGCTGCATTTGAAGCTATAAAGTTTCTAACATCAGAATCTGCTCAAAAGGAATTGTTCATTCATAATGGATATACTCCTACAAAAGAACACATCTTTGAAGACAAAGAACTAATAAAGAATTCTCCAATACTTCCTATCTTAAAAAAGGCATTGGCAATTGCGAAACCAAGACCTGAGACTCCATTATATGCTCAAATAAGTGACGTACTTCAAAAACAACTTAGTTCTATATTAACAGATGGTAAAGACGTAAATGAAGCAATGAAGTTAGCAGAACAAAAATCTAGAAAGATAATATCTTCAACAGGTAGTTAA
- a CDS encoding sugar ABC transporter permease, with product MNILLFLPAAILIIIVYCIPIFRYTWLSLHASSVMTGLKIIPNNGGNWNRIISDDRFWQDAFQTFRFASISVLFEILLAIAIALLLNQKFKGRGIVRALSLLPWALPTTVMALGWRWIFNTPYGPIEQIISLFNLEALNILSNPGVTWIATVIADVWKTTPFIALILLAGLQSIPYELYEAFRLEGGNKIQAFIKITLPLLKPYLVLSILFRMAQAFGVFDLIQVMTGGGPASSTESLGLYAYINAMRFLDFGYSATIIIFTFTLLLSFCLLSWLFIGQTKNIISSDR from the coding sequence ATGAATATACTATTATTTCTTCCTGCAGCTATTCTAATAATAATCGTATATTGTATACCAATATTTAGATATACGTGGTTAAGCCTACATGCTTCATCTGTAATGACAGGGTTAAAGATAATACCAAATAATGGGGGGAACTGGAACAGAATAATTAGTGATGATAGATTCTGGCAAGATGCATTCCAAACATTTAGGTTTGCTAGCATCTCTGTTCTATTTGAAATTCTATTAGCAATAGCAATAGCACTATTATTAAATCAAAAATTTAAAGGTAGAGGGATAGTAAGAGCACTTTCACTTTTACCTTGGGCACTACCCACTACTGTTATGGCACTAGGCTGGAGATGGATATTTAATACTCCTTATGGGCCAATAGAACAAATAATATCTTTATTCAATCTTGAAGCATTAAACATATTATCAAATCCAGGAGTTACCTGGATAGCAACTGTTATAGCTGATGTATGGAAAACAACTCCATTCATAGCATTAATATTATTAGCAGGCTTACAATCAATCCCGTATGAACTCTATGAGGCCTTTAGATTAGAAGGTGGTAATAAAATTCAAGCTTTTATAAAAATCACACTTCCATTATTAAAACCATATCTGGTACTTAGCATATTATTCCGTATGGCTCAAGCATTTGGTGTATTTGACCTCATTCAGGTCATGACAGGAGGTGGCCCTGCAAGTAGTACAGAGAGCCTTGGACTTTATGCCTATATAAATGCAATGAGATTCCTAGATTTTGGATATAGTGCAACAATAATAATATTTACTTTTACTCTGTTGCTATCTTTCTGTTTACTTAGTTGGTTATTTATAGGACAAACAAAAAATATAATCTCATCAGATAGATAA